The Branchiostoma lanceolatum isolate klBraLanc5 chromosome 19, klBraLanc5.hap2, whole genome shotgun sequence DNA segment atgtaAATCAACTATTATAATATTTTCAGTAGCACCCAAACTATTCCGAGCCCCCCAAAAAATATTTGCATAAAAAACTATTAGAATTATTTCGGGCCGGACGGAGGACGGTACAAACTTCCAAGTACCTTTGACGCATTACTGTGCTCACGTGTCCAAATAGATTACGTCCGAAATGGGTTACGTCTTTGAGTCGGCTGAAAATTCAATTATTCTAAATTATTCATTTGTATTGATTCTACCATGATTTGATTTTAGCTTCAATATCTCTAGGAAAGGAATTACATTGTACTTATTTCTTTTCCTCCTGTTCCAGCCGCCAGAGAACGTGCTGTGTCTGAATGAGAAGCTGTCCCTGTCTCTCCCTCCCCTGCCCGACCGGTACGCCGTCAGGACAGAGTACCTCACCAACATCCCCAGCGCAGGGGGGTATCAGACCGTCATCGCCTACTATGATGTAAGTTTGGGTGTCCAATTTTCCCATGATTACATGCAGATATCAATCTAATGTGACTTATACTTATACAAGGACTAAGGCCAGGAGAACAATACATCTTAGAACGTAATATTCTTAGATACAGAGCAACAAGTCAGTTACTGAAGATTAAACAGTCGCTTGCTACTAGTGCAATGAGAACCTTAGGAAAAGAATGAAACATTCATGTACTTGTCAGCTGCATGACCTGGTAGTGGTACCCCTACCATTTCTTTATGACTTTGAACttgcatattttcacattttttttcatcatttgctGCATATTTAATAGAATTAGGATTAAAACACAGAGGAAAATTGTTCCTTTCAGACGTGGTACGACTACGGCTACAAACTGTCCCGGATGGACTTCCTCGTCAACTTTGAGATCCCGGTTCGAACCATCCAGGACTTCAACACAGGTCAGAAAACTAATATTCTTTTTGTCAACGCCTTAAGGATAGAGCCAAATAAGAATCATATTGTATAgtacaaaaatattccattcaGTTTTCAACGGTCAGTTTTTGCTTCAAACAACAATTGATAGGACCTTGCTGTCCATGACAATGTACGTTTGTTGATATCCAGGTATTGAGTACCAGATTCTCCCCACCACCGGAAACTGCAGTGTGACACCCATCTCCAACCAGACCTGGGACACCATCTTCACCGACCCAAACCACGTGCGCATGCGCAACCCATTCGAGTGGTTCATGACTGACAAGTACCCACCCTTCTACCAGGGCAAGGTTGGTTCAGCTGTCTTCTAAAAATAAAGCATCAAATGGGATATCTCTAAGCATCTTTACAAAGCCCCTGTCACGCCTTCGACCTTACCACGACTTTGCTCCGGGCCACTCACCAACCGTCTGCGCTGGGTTGACAATAATCTGGAATCCATCATATTCTAGCTCTTTATGGCCCCCAcgatcgcatccaagcagaatattacttttacatgtttgtttgattgaacAAAAGTAATGGTTGGCAAGTACACAGTACCTATGAAGCTGATGTGTATCGCTGGGTTCGGGTTACACAAATAGGTAATTACAGAGAAGGAAACTGCACCTTAAAACCTGTCTCCACTAGTTAATTTGTTGAATGTATGTGATGTTGATgttttatgttgacctctgttGCAGCAAATGACCCGAGGCATGCGCACTGACGTGTGGCTGGCAGCCCGCGCAGATTGGCCCCCGAGTAACCCTCAGCAGAGCGAGTTCACTTACTACTACTCCTCGGTTAGTCAGCTTATTAAAACTCTTGCCCCGTTTGATGGAATCATCATTGAAGTTTTGTTGTTCCAGCTTTCTCTTTAACACTCTGCCTACTGCTTGACTTAACAACCATCTTAGCACAATGAAGGTTAATGTCTGCTGTTGCAACATATAGGTCTGGAAACGCCTGATCGCTGAATTAGCTGCCAGAGAATATTGTATGTAACGTTGTCATATCGTTTTCCTCCAGGCGGAATATCAGCACTACATGGGTTCCCTGGAGGAGAGACGAGTTCCCATCAAGCTGCAGATCAGGGTCAATGTACGTATGAGTGGTTTAGTAAAAtctatgaataaatgaaatgaaatgaaatctacaagcagatgttggccTGGAGGATCGTAACGTTTCCTAGCTGTTCTAACAATCATTCAAACTTTAAGAGCAACACCCAAACATGTTCTTGTGAGAACTGTATCTTGGGTCCAATTATTCATTTGATAGGCCAAACTTTTAGGGAATCAGCTGCATTTATAAAGAAAGTAAAGAGTCATGTTCATGATGATTAAGTTATGTAAAGATCTAAATCCAATATGTAAAATCTGCTTGTATGAtattatagtatatatatacagagtCTTGTCCAGTACATCTTCTATTTCCTTATAAATACAAGTAGTTTTCtatctcttttgtttctttattgaaATATCTTTATGCACCCCCAGCCCATCAACTCCGCGTCTGCAGACAAGGCGAACATCTTCACCTGGAACTACTTCAAGTTCGTGGAGGAGCACCCCTACCTGTGGGTGTTCGACACCACGCAGTGTTTCCCCGAGGAGAACAAAGTCAACATCATGTTCACCGTACCAGGTTTGTTGGATTGTTTGGCCAAGTTGAAGTTGTAGGACTGATTTCAATTTTGTCCTACAACTTTCATGATTGATCAGTATACAAATGTTAAATTCTTGATAATTCAGACCAAATTATTTCAGTGATTTTTTGCCCATTGAGGGCAACTGCAAGAAAATTATGTCCATTTTTAATCACGGTTCTCTTAAAAATGCAGACATATACCTACACTGATTGTTGGTGTCACGGGCATCTGCATGGTCAAGTCATGGTGCTTGTTATAGCAAAGTTTTACCATCGTTTCTTCTCTCTTGCCAGCCGACTACAAGGCTGCGTTCCAGCTGAGTGAAACCCTGGCCCGTGACGTGTTCCTGTACGAGCTGGCTCGGGTTATGACGGTCTCTCCTCTCCGCATCCAGAATATCGGGGTACAAAATGTCTTAATCTTCTCATTATAACGTTTTCATAGTGCATTTTTTATGATAGCAGAAGAAATCaaagcaatcagagatggcagacttcactcccTTCACCCAACGTTAGAAACACACATAGACAggcagacggacacacacactgAGAGACACACTAGAACACGACGTCACACCCTTAGAGTGGAGTAGTGGTAGAATAATGGCAAATATCAGAAAGTATAAGCAATCATACAATAGTAAGCAATCAGCACGAATGTTGCTGTTAAAACTGGCACCTGACATAATTCGTTTATAATCTAGCATTATGCATGTTTTTAACCCTTATCTATAGATGTAACCATATATGTATCGCCATATTCACAGTTCCGCTACACAAGCACAAGTGACGTCACCGTTCGGTTCACGTTGCTGGGCGTTCCCCCCGTCACTGGCAACGTCGCCGTCGTCAAACCGCAGACGTCATTGGACGTGGCCAGGACCCTGCTGAAGAACGCCATCGACACCAACAGCTTCCGGGTCACCATCCAGCTGCAGAATGTGGTACGTCATCCTTTCTAACCAATGGGTATTCTTGAATCTGAAATACCACGACCTGATTGGTTAGAAATTGGTCGACCAGGTCATTCTTTTATAACCAATGGCCGTGCTTGAAGACGCAATACTACGGCCTGATTGGTTACTTGTAGGCCAATGACACGGCTCTCTTGGAGCACAGACCATGCTTATACGATTAAATATAGGATTGGTCAGAATGGACCATCGATGTCGTCCTTATAAAACCAAGGTTTGTGCTTGAATTTGAACTGCCTTGGCTCCAGACTCTCTGGCTGATCAGAAACTAGCTATTCGCTGATCACGAGCAGTATTGTTACAGATGTATTCATATTGATGACTATTACTGATATATCACATAATCAGCTATATGTTCCGGATATTGAATGTCGTCATTTCCGTTTCCCAGCTGACCGTGGTTGTGCCTGCCTCCCCGGGCACCATCGTGGAAAACGCTCAATTTGATGACCAGTCATCTACCATGACAGGCTTCTCCGGCGGTAAGAATGGTTCTCTTCTTTATCAACATCTATTTCAGTAGATAAAGAAGACATAGCTTCAACTACGGTTGTGTGTAAATCAACCAATTAGCCTTTACGACAGAATATAAGCTTATACCGCTCTCGATATCTTTCAATGGGCCATAATTTACATGGTTAACTATGCGTTTAGTCGACTATAAGCTTTGCTATTGTTTCCCGTATGTGCCATGGATGGCTTGCCCACTGGGCTGCTGATTGTGACCATCTCCCTGGGCCTTGGCGTGATGTTCCTGCTGTAGCTGTAGGAGGTTTTCATGACTCCAGCTGCAGTAGAATGGCGAAAAAATGTTTCTGTTCTTTGTAGGTCTGCTGATCGTGACTATCTCCCTTACCCGATGTTCCTGCTGCAGCTGTAGGATGTTTCAGCAGCAGTACACTGACGTAAACTGTTTTTGTTTCCCGAAGTTGCCATGGCTGGTTTGGCCATCGGGCTGCTGATCGTGACCATCGCCCTGGGTCTCGGTGTGATGTTCCTGCTGCAACTGTAGTATGAGTCTATGACTACAGCATCAGCACAATGATGTAAACTGTTTTTGCTTCCCGTAGGTGCCATGGCTGGCTTAGCCATCGGTCTGCTGATCCTGACCATCGCCCTAGGTCTCGGCGTGATGTTCATGCTGCAGCGCGGGTTCGACGGTGCCGCCAAGGCTCCCGCCGTGGCGCGCAGCGGGGGAGGAAACACCGCGCCTACCGAGGAGAAGGTGGCAGGCGGGCTGCCCACACAGATGGAAACCATCGAGGTTCCCACAGATGATACCAGTGCATAGGTTGTGTATATTTGTAgtaggaaacaaaaaaaaaatgtacttaaGAAATGATACAAACAATTGACAGATAGGTAAATAGCAATTAAATGGATGTTCGTTTCCAATTTTTTCTACAGGTTCACGAAAGTTAAGATTAATAGAATGGTTAAAGTAAGTGCTTTCTTGTATCCTTGCCCTTCCAAATAAAActgtaattgttgaaaattcaaatatttcaacagTCAAAGCAAATTAAATGAATGACAAAATGAGTAGGTCAATtataaaatatgtatatgttgtagtATGATGCAAAATTTGTGAAATATATATGGAAAACACATAAACGTGAGTCAACATGATAAGTAAACTAAGTTTTATACAAGCTTCACGTGCCAAACAATTCCAGTATCTGTCATGCGGTGTAGCAGTGTACAGGGCCTGACAATTAAATCTTTCTTTAATTAAGAAATGGAATAGATTTCGAGTACAATGGTCAAGTCTATGtcccaagtgaactgagaaaaATATTTTAGTTTAGGTCTGAATGagtatttgattttgttatattgtaCTAAAACTCACTCCCTGGCTGATAAATAACAAGTTTATAAAACAGTCAGTCTACCTAGTCCCTAATACCTATGATACCTAGTGTAGGCATATGTAATGGACGCGTGGCAAGAATTATTTGATTAAGTTTATTAGTAGCTCCTTAAAATGTTTTCAACATCTATCACTCTTGCCCTTTGTtatatttttcttcagaaaatgtAAATCAAGCAACACTCTGCTCCTCTATCTTACAAAACACAGTCCACCTTCAAGTTAATGACTGAAGAAACCATAAATGTATTTGGAAAGTATTTGGAAAGTTAATTGTTGCATGTAAAAGTTTTCCATCAGTGACAATAAACTACAAAGTCTCAAACCTTCGTTATGCTGAAAACTATTCTTCTTCATAGGTCTTCCTCCAAATATTTCAGATATATCATGGTTTAGAATAAGCTGTTGAACTCCATATACTTGCTCAACTAcgactttgaaaatattttttggacCACAGACCTCCAGAAATATGTGAAACAAAGTATCTCAGCATATGTTTGTACATGAATTTGCTAGACTTCATTACtaacatatatattttttcgTTTTCATATTGTCTGCTTAGGATGTTGACAATGACATCTATAAACCGACTGACGGTTTCAACTGCGCAATCgctaggtcaaaggtgaagatcCCTAAGGTGTAATCAGTCAAGAACGTGCTAACttcatgtccagacgtgttttgtttatgtctcaggggctttcagctttgacatattacccacaatgcatcacaatgTACATCCGCAGTTGAAATCGTGAACCGCCTTATTATACTCGCATATGTTTTCGGGATTACAGATATAAATGAATGTTCCGCAAGTTGTGAAACACGAAACTTTAGAACGATAGTCACAGTTCTGTACAATCATATGAAAACCTTTTAAAACCTGACATAAGACTAGTGCATCAACTTCACGCGTATTCCTGTTTTCTCATTGTAGCCACAAGACCACTATAGACATGCCTTTTATATGGATTGAGTACATTAAACCAGTAAGCAAATCCTTTGAAACCTTCTTTGAGCCAACGATATCAAATTCACGTATTCATGTTTTCTCATTGTAGCCACAAGACCACTATAGATATAGCTCTTTTATGCATTGAGTGCATTGAACCTATAGGCAAATCCTTTGAAACCATCTTTGAGCCAAGGATATCAAATTCACGTATTCCTGTTTTGACAGTCTTTGACAACTGAGTAATACTGTGCAttgaactgtttcaaaattcacaGTAAGACTATCCTCCTAAATCCTTTGTCGCGACGAGCAAATCAAAGTCATATATTTCTGCTTTGTGATAATCCACACAAAGGAATAATCTATGGGTGCAGTTACGTGAAATAAACTGTCTCCAAATTCACTCTGAGTAAATCCCGTGAAACCCTACTTTGAGGCCAGCAAATCAAGTTCTTGCTATGTATTCTTGTTGTGACAATGTTGGCAATCGCTCTATGCATTTTACTTTCTGCCTATTCACTTTCGggatttgttttaaaatctctttttttaaactgaCAAGTAGTAATATATGTTCCTACTTTCACAAGCTTTTTCACTGAGCATTTAGACACATTTCTGTGCATATCTTTCTCCAAATCCACTTGAATGAGTATGAAAGTCATTTGAAAGCCCGTTTGACAAAAGCAAACAGAATACGCATTGACGCTTTGACCATTTTGACCACTGAGCGATGTACATAGTTCTGGGCCTTGATGCGTTTCCAAATAACAGCTTGTATATATCTCTGTACAAGGACTATAGGGAAATTACTATCTCACAGTTATATTACGGAAAGTTAGGAACTACAGCTATACGAATTGTACGTCCACAGCGCTTCAGGTACAAATTTGCTGATGACAACAACATCTTTTGACAGAAAGTTATTCATGGTGATTTGTCACTTTTCCGTGTCAGAATATGTGGAGTCGTCATCTTCCTTTTCCATATTTGACAGCCCATACATAAGTCCATTGGATGCCGCCTGGTCGTCATAGCAACCCTTCTCCACCTCTTCGCACAGCGCATGCGTGCTATCAGTCTGCTCTTCACTCATTGGTCCTTGCGTGAGATTGTTGTCATGACAACTGTCTGTAGAGCCGTTCACGATCTGTAGAAGACCTGGGTCTCTTCTCAGACCCTCGATAAACTCCCGCAGAATGAGAAACCCGTCTTGGTCGCTGTCAAGACGTTCGAAAATCTTCTCTGTCACGTCCTGGATGTGGTCCTCTCGTTCCCGACGTTCCTGGGCCTGCAGCAGTTCGTCGATGTTGGTTTCTTGAGGGAGTCGGATGTCCTGAAgaaactgcaaaataaaaaagaCATGTTAGTGTTTTCAGTCTGTGTGATAttttgttctgtgtgtgttATGTTCGATTCATGGATTCGATTCTTGGCATTCccggctagacgttgtgtcctttgCAAAGACACTTTGCACGACGTTCCTCACTTCACGCAAGTTTGATACTTTGAGGAGTTGAAAGGCAGCAGACGGAGAGGGATGGGCACCACCTTCCGACAaggtgggttgttatctatAGCCCCCTACATGCAGACACAGAGGATAACGGCCCACCGCCCCTACGCCCTCTAAAACGCTACGGGACTACATTTACCTTAACCTTTTTATAACCCCATCCAACAGAGTCGTGTGACAAGCTCACATATAGCAGCAACGTTTGAAGTTATAACAAATATCCTATAGTCACACGACTGCAACTTCCGTACTGATAGCTCTCTAACATTCTGACATTCTGCTACTGCCTTCTGGTGCCCCTTTGCCATTTTGAGTGCGTCCAAACTGAATCGTCCGCCATACTCGAAATGGCTCCATTAGGTACCCACGCCTGCTGGGAGTCTTTTAGAGTTAGAGTTTTCCCCCTAGCTTTTTGCAAATGCCATGCTTGGGGTAATGTAGATGTAACGTACAGAGAACGTGGTGTAATGGAAGGGGTAATGAATGTCGATACACGGCCAGTGCATcagcctagtgggtagagtgctcGATCGCATACAACCCCGACTTTATAAATGGTACCTAACTTCTTTAACTGATCAGTACTCGGGACTTattggaaagagtatggtagttgtcCAGTTAGCAGTCTTGTCAATGATCAGCCATGATTTTAACACagacgcacatacacacacacacacagacacacacacacacacacacacacacacacacacacaaacacacacacaaacacacacacatgcatcgTTTCCAAGAAACATAGGAATAGACTTTTCACAAAATTCCTGCCCTTGTTACTTTGTATCTATTGATTGCTCTGGTAGGTAGTTTGACACCGTTTCCCTCAATAACTAAAGCAGTTGGATTTCTTCCGATGGCATTGTTATGGATGAATTAGCTCGTTAAAATCTATGATTGATTGCCCTTTCAATGATAGTCTAAAAGTCATTTATCATCGCAGACATGGATCACAAAAAGTGCTGAAGGTCTCTGACACAACACTTCGTTATATTAgaagccccctccccccaagaCACCCGACG contains these protein-coding regions:
- the LOC136425276 gene encoding uncharacterized protein isoform X2 encodes the protein MRRTFLFLAAAVQCACVLGQLQGWPDANICSPGPNTTVPLPTIPSNFETRIEITIEAVDGQPKKTIEMWEFFDSTNNRGLIGIMASGNYGYQIYNYRTNEIYDIQGVACVQQQTVNGQTVTMPGPCMNTVCVTESMSDGNTFLVGHKLENGTLHMFSTAQALWFDASRLPITYVGEDVVRGIPVQHWRQCNFINKWSSTFTVDYYWSKPVAWVSASGPAAPSVPVRVVVQGSGCSPTAATCSRRRAFRRQYEFTFFRPALTVDGKIFQPPENVLCLNEKLSLSLPPLPDRYAVRTEYLTNIPSAGGYQTVIAYYDTWYDYGYKLSRMDFLVNFEIPVRTIQDFNTGIEYQILPTTGNCSVTPISNQTWDTIFTDPNHVRMRNPFEWFMTDKYPPFYQGKQMTRGMRTDVWLAARADWPPSNPQQSEFTYYYSSAEYQHYMGSLEERRVPIKLQIRVNPINSASADKANIFTWNYFKFVEEHPYLWVFDTTQCFPEENKVNIMFTVPADYKAAFQLSETLARDVFLYELARVMTVSPLRIQNIGFRYTSTSDVTVRFTLLGVPPVTGNVAVVKPQTSLDVARTLLKNAIDTNSFRVTIQLQNVLTVVVPASPGTIVENAQFDDQSSTMTGFSGVAMAGLAIGLLIVTIALGLGVMFLLQL
- the LOC136425276 gene encoding uncharacterized protein isoform X1, producing the protein MRRTFLFLAAAVQCACVLGQLQGWPDANICSPGPNTTVPLPTIPSNFETRIEITIEAVDGQPKKTIEMWEFFDSTNNRGLIGIMASGNYGYQIYNYRTNEIYDIQGVACVQQQTVNGQTVTMPGPCMNTVCVTESMSDGNTFLVGHKLENGTLHMFSTAQALWFDASRLPITYVGEDVVRGIPVQHWRQCNFINKWSSTFTVDYYWSKPVAWVSASGPAAPSVPVRVVVQGSGCSPTAATCSRRRAFRRQYEFTFFRPALTVDGKIFQPPENVLCLNEKLSLSLPPLPDRYAVRTEYLTNIPSAGGYQTVIAYYDTWYDYGYKLSRMDFLVNFEIPVRTIQDFNTGIEYQILPTTGNCSVTPISNQTWDTIFTDPNHVRMRNPFEWFMTDKYPPFYQGKQMTRGMRTDVWLAARADWPPSNPQQSEFTYYYSSAEYQHYMGSLEERRVPIKLQIRVNPINSASADKANIFTWNYFKFVEEHPYLWVFDTTQCFPEENKVNIMFTVPADYKAAFQLSETLARDVFLYELARVMTVSPLRIQNIGFRYTSTSDVTVRFTLLGVPPVTGNVAVVKPQTSLDVARTLLKNAIDTNSFRVTIQLQNVLTVVVPASPGTIVENAQFDDQSSTMTGFSGGAMAGLAIGLLILTIALGLGVMFMLQRGFDGAAKAPAVARSGGGNTAPTEEKVAGGLPTQMETIEVPTDDTSA